The following are encoded in a window of Neomicrococcus lactis genomic DNA:
- a CDS encoding FtsK/SpoIIIE domain-containing protein: MRTLVMIRDSDPRTSDPQFVEIVGEHAPLPRAALSLALQNDDDATDEHGQLYWGRISESLPDPLPSSGLIDLDLAPEWNSTSPADSDSSIGSSRSDRSVCLLTISGPDAGRRFHLPRGTFTVGRRAADICVRDVSIPAQAGVVVHSAQGFSVSEFETTTDGVQPGAPKKRHLVFGESFRLGETVFRLEDTSTPLDDANDLGSCAWPPPPLKVTGAQRPGRPFMMLTAALMPVVLGLILAMVMGSWLFMLFSLMSVVTGGVPAILQWRDKKKLERQIDDALAQDRRHREHSAPDWGMVRRSLTSNPASYFASPRMPSPQSVPSSAAAVAGKRPADVQPSWALPLGMASEIHVSVDLGSANELRARTHVNVPAIATLSPLYRTLIRGRLSRATDVARAMVVRALLLAHSHRINVGVLGDGSWVPTPVRALRCFEYFSDVPQLLQFLEASPDIPLILFTSRGMDCEYLAGSAISAHRDALARLILVEIDHVEDEAWGSTSPSSDQESGGFDDLDHRYSHEILVDLGVWREETSNGETQDILTDVDFDGLSFETAQVLIEHMAMIALPSTVGGSTGRVLDSGTASAMLVQSGDNANNHAAVSTHQTASYLLVDTGTLLSADSGATRPDDVLFTGGSASPDSGSVVTIDLVADGPHMLIAGTTGSGKSEALKSMLWSIVNRYAPEEVSFLHFDFKGGSTLGEFASLPHTISVETDLTHADAARMLRGIRAELSRRESIFQGIGASDYSSWRSLSAGDDSLPHIARLVIVVDEVRMLLSALPEAMMELASIATIGRSLGVHLVLSTQRPLGVISPEIRANIGVCVLLRVASVQESQDVLGSSAAVSISHKNPGRAFIKAGATVPLPVQFPSPLGARRSWVIHRYGARLGPPSASLLLSSENEEKSPYERWLRTHGHMQHRRAPQTAFPARLPESVHQEDLNNVAAQTSDDSMPFEAGLVESSPNLLDQRGHLGLGIGNHPTLGHLEVVAWNPETLSRFAIIAGRDSGAEELAAGLINQHQSIGGTTCIIDGSGLLAGYEKLRTVFAYGSLDDALSISEILNHLLNELQTEASRLSDSDTATSSDSGLDSESDSAPHIDPLSGGIRPAVRRLVVITGWSHILTRVGPHEAAALEQMMTSLMRATSAQNLAIVAIGARDLTGTSLFTLLETRLYLPFGLGPEITALWPRIVEVPEHRGRGVLMIPGESPQGREIQCLQASPDELERSSMHEHANPAEVLRGLPRRVSGETRAAIVHDLQLSTELATAQTHGLSESDGLVLGVSSPDGSPFTWHPKQIGLIIGGPGSGKTRLLENMVDMINGVSKSAVNKSETNEKNWAAEKSGTTEKNASAEKTCSAEETCSAEEKEAATELNRCKLVNGPDLDANDISQLQDATPRILLVDNADMVEDSLKPALERLVDSGTQLIMTVSATFKSIQRIPCAHRQRGEGSEILLSPRTPQEADVLGWHGCPVDPVPGRGIVRFHGGFRRFQAWG, from the coding sequence GTGCGAACTTTGGTAATGATCCGCGATTCGGATCCGCGAACGAGCGATCCGCAGTTCGTGGAGATTGTTGGCGAGCATGCGCCTCTCCCCCGCGCGGCCCTTTCACTTGCACTGCAAAATGACGACGACGCAACTGACGAACACGGTCAGCTCTATTGGGGGCGTATTTCGGAATCTCTTCCTGATCCGTTGCCTTCAAGCGGTTTGATTGATCTAGATCTAGCGCCCGAGTGGAACTCCACTAGCCCGGCTGATTCTGACTCTTCGATCGGGTCATCGCGTTCTGACCGTAGCGTGTGTTTGCTGACAATTTCGGGACCTGACGCTGGTCGACGCTTTCATTTGCCACGGGGAACATTCACCGTTGGCCGTCGGGCAGCCGATATTTGTGTTCGGGACGTATCAATCCCGGCGCAAGCTGGCGTCGTCGTACATTCGGCGCAAGGATTCAGCGTAAGCGAATTCGAAACCACCACCGACGGCGTACAACCCGGAGCACCCAAGAAACGACACCTCGTCTTTGGAGAGTCATTTCGACTCGGCGAGACCGTCTTTCGGCTTGAAGACACCAGCACACCACTCGATGATGCTAATGATCTGGGAAGCTGCGCGTGGCCGCCTCCGCCGCTCAAAGTGACGGGAGCTCAGCGTCCCGGTCGCCCATTCATGATGCTCACCGCAGCGCTTATGCCAGTAGTTCTGGGACTCATACTGGCCATGGTCATGGGTTCGTGGCTATTTATGCTTTTTAGCCTGATGAGCGTTGTGACAGGCGGCGTGCCGGCAATCCTTCAATGGCGCGACAAGAAAAAGCTAGAGCGGCAGATCGACGACGCGCTGGCGCAGGATCGACGGCACAGAGAGCACTCGGCCCCCGATTGGGGAATGGTGAGGCGGAGTCTTACGTCCAATCCTGCGTCCTACTTCGCTTCTCCCCGCATGCCCTCACCACAAAGTGTTCCTAGCTCTGCGGCCGCAGTAGCAGGAAAGCGTCCGGCCGATGTTCAACCGTCCTGGGCCTTGCCGCTTGGAATGGCATCGGAAATTCATGTGTCCGTTGACCTTGGATCCGCCAATGAACTGCGAGCGCGAACCCATGTGAACGTCCCGGCCATCGCGACTCTTTCTCCACTTTATCGAACACTTATTCGAGGTAGGCTTTCGAGAGCGACCGATGTTGCACGGGCGATGGTGGTGCGAGCCCTACTACTGGCACATTCTCACCGAATCAATGTCGGTGTTCTTGGCGACGGATCCTGGGTACCAACACCCGTCCGGGCGCTACGTTGCTTTGAGTACTTCAGCGATGTCCCACAACTCCTGCAGTTTCTTGAGGCAAGCCCTGACATCCCACTGATTCTCTTTACGAGTCGTGGAATGGACTGTGAGTATTTGGCTGGGTCCGCTATCTCGGCTCACCGTGACGCGTTAGCAAGATTGATCCTGGTTGAGATCGACCACGTGGAAGACGAAGCTTGGGGCTCAACGTCTCCATCCAGCGATCAGGAATCAGGGGGTTTCGATGATCTGGACCACCGGTATTCACACGAGATACTGGTGGATTTGGGGGTTTGGCGAGAAGAGACATCCAACGGTGAGACGCAGGACATCTTGACCGACGTCGACTTCGATGGCCTGTCATTCGAGACTGCCCAGGTACTGATCGAACATATGGCAATGATCGCCCTGCCCAGCACCGTTGGTGGCAGCACTGGTCGAGTTCTCGATTCAGGTACTGCCAGCGCGATGTTGGTTCAAAGTGGCGACAATGCGAATAATCACGCGGCTGTATCGACGCATCAAACAGCGTCCTATTTGTTAGTCGATACCGGGACACTGCTTTCGGCGGACAGCGGCGCCACGAGACCTGACGACGTCCTATTCACGGGTGGTTCCGCATCACCCGATAGTGGATCAGTGGTCACCATCGACTTGGTGGCGGACGGCCCTCACATGTTGATTGCGGGCACTACGGGTTCGGGTAAGTCTGAGGCTCTCAAGTCCATGTTGTGGTCCATCGTCAATCGCTATGCGCCAGAAGAGGTCTCCTTCTTGCACTTTGATTTCAAGGGTGGCTCCACGCTTGGCGAATTCGCCTCCCTTCCCCACACCATCTCCGTGGAGACTGACCTGACACATGCAGATGCCGCTCGCATGTTGCGTGGAATCAGAGCGGAGTTGTCCCGCCGCGAGTCGATCTTCCAAGGGATTGGGGCCAGCGACTATTCGAGCTGGCGTTCGCTCTCGGCCGGTGACGACTCGCTTCCTCATATTGCCCGCTTGGTCATCGTTGTTGATGAGGTGCGCATGTTGTTGTCGGCGCTGCCTGAGGCAATGATGGAATTGGCGTCTATCGCCACGATCGGCCGTTCATTGGGAGTTCACCTCGTCTTGTCGACCCAACGCCCGCTGGGTGTCATCTCCCCTGAGATACGGGCCAATATTGGCGTGTGCGTGCTGCTGCGGGTCGCAAGTGTTCAGGAATCGCAGGACGTCTTGGGATCTTCGGCGGCGGTGTCTATTTCTCACAAGAATCCGGGCCGAGCGTTTATCAAGGCCGGCGCTACGGTTCCCCTACCTGTGCAGTTTCCCTCGCCACTCGGTGCTCGCAGGAGCTGGGTTATTCATCGATATGGCGCCAGGCTTGGTCCCCCTAGTGCGTCCCTCTTGCTCTCAAGCGAAAACGAAGAGAAGAGCCCGTACGAGCGCTGGCTTCGAACTCACGGACACATGCAGCATCGACGCGCACCGCAGACAGCCTTTCCTGCCAGACTGCCCGAATCAGTGCATCAGGAAGACCTCAACAACGTGGCGGCGCAAACTTCAGATGATTCGATGCCCTTCGAAGCAGGACTGGTTGAATCGAGCCCTAATCTTCTCGACCAAAGAGGACACCTCGGATTGGGGATCGGCAACCACCCCACCCTGGGGCATCTAGAAGTTGTGGCATGGAATCCGGAGACGCTCTCCCGCTTCGCCATCATTGCGGGCCGTGATTCCGGCGCAGAAGAGTTGGCAGCCGGCCTCATCAATCAGCATCAAAGTATCGGCGGCACAACGTGCATTATCGACGGCAGTGGCCTGCTCGCTGGATATGAGAAATTGCGAACCGTATTCGCCTACGGATCCCTCGATGACGCGCTCTCAATTTCCGAGATCCTGAACCATCTCCTGAACGAACTCCAGACGGAGGCATCACGACTTTCAGATTCAGATACAGCTACATCCTCCGACTCAGGTTTAGACTCCGAATCCGACTCGGCCCCACACATAGACCCTTTGTCGGGCGGTATTCGTCCCGCAGTTCGACGTCTGGTGGTCATCACCGGCTGGAGCCATATCCTGACGCGAGTCGGACCCCATGAGGCAGCAGCGCTCGAGCAAATGATGACGTCTCTCATGAGAGCTACCAGTGCTCAGAACCTGGCAATCGTCGCGATCGGAGCCAGAGATCTCACCGGAACATCGCTATTCACTCTCCTGGAAACACGCCTCTATCTTCCGTTTGGTCTCGGGCCGGAAATCACCGCGTTGTGGCCACGGATCGTTGAAGTTCCCGAACATCGTGGACGTGGTGTACTCATGATTCCCGGAGAGAGTCCTCAAGGCCGCGAAATCCAATGCCTTCAGGCAAGCCCCGATGAGCTCGAAAGATCATCCATGCATGAGCATGCCAATCCCGCGGAAGTGCTCCGTGGACTTCCACGAAGAGTCTCCGGCGAAACAAGAGCGGCGATAGTTCATGACCTGCAGCTCAGTACTGAGCTCGCCACAGCGCAGACACATGGACTGTCGGAATCCGATGGACTCGTGTTGGGAGTCTCTTCGCCGGATGGTTCCCCTTTCACCTGGCATCCGAAACAGATCGGGTTGATCATCGGAGGACCTGGGAGCGGCAAGACCCGATTGCTGGAGAACATGGTGGACATGATCAACGGCGTATCGAAGAGTGCGGTCAACAAGAGCGAAACGAACGAGAAGAACTGGGCGGCTGAGAAGAGCGGTACTACGGAGAAGAACGCATCAGCTGAGAAGACCTGTTCAGCCGAGGAGACCTGTTCAGCCGAGGAGAAAGAGGCGGCAACTGAACTGAATCGTTGCAAACTCGTCAACGGGCCCGATCTTGATGCCAACGACATTTCGCAGCTTCAAGACGCTACCCCGCGAATTCTGCTCGTCGACAACGCAGACATGGTCGAAGATTCGCTCAAACCAGCACTCGAACGATTAGTCGATTCGGGAACACAGTTGATCATGACCGTGAGCGCGACCTTCAAGTCAATTCAGCGCATTCCGTGTGCGCATCGCCAGCGAGGTGAAGGCAGCGAAATCTTGCTCAGCCCTCGGACTCCGCAAGAGGCCGACGTACTGGGATGGCACGGCTGTCCAGTTGATCCTGTACCGGGTCGCGGAATTGTGAGATTCCACGGTGGGTTCAGACGTTTTCAGGCTTGGGGCTGA
- a CDS encoding WhiB family transcriptional regulator, whose protein sequence is MSWRSRAACLDKDPELFFPVGNTGPALLQIEEAKAVCRTCPVIDTCLQWAIETGQDAGVWGGMSEDERRALKRRAARARRAS, encoded by the coding sequence ATGAGTTGGCGTAGCCGCGCAGCATGCCTGGACAAGGATCCCGAACTCTTTTTCCCTGTGGGAAACACGGGTCCGGCATTGCTCCAGATTGAAGAAGCTAAAGCTGTTTGTCGCACGTGTCCTGTCATTGACACTTGCCTCCAGTGGGCCATCGAAACCGGCCAGGACGCGGGCGTCTGGGGCGGAATGAGCGAAGACGAGCGTCGCGCTTTGAAGCGTCGCGCTGCCCGCGCACGCCGCGCTTCTTAA
- a CDS encoding type II secretion system F family protein translates to MSALLGLTLGLGLFLVYWSFWHEPQPESTRAKSQRVRNLLLRAGLDNVTPSGLMMACGIASFITMLVVFIFTGAPLISLIFGIFGAALPLVLVNWRAHQRTKSLREVWPDVVDHLRSGVRAGMSLPEALSQLSEQGPVALRPAFDEFARDYRVSGRFDTSIENLRIRLADPVADKIVSALKLTREVGGSDLGHMLTTLAQFLRDNVRTRGELEARQSWTVNAARLSVAAPWIVLLLMSTQRPVAEAYSSGFGGLVLISGLIVSVVCYQLMIRLGELPDEERILK, encoded by the coding sequence ATGAGTGCCTTACTTGGACTCACCCTCGGCCTAGGTTTGTTTCTTGTCTATTGGTCCTTTTGGCACGAGCCTCAGCCCGAGTCGACGCGTGCAAAGAGCCAACGAGTCCGAAATCTCTTGCTCCGAGCCGGATTGGACAATGTCACGCCATCTGGGCTCATGATGGCCTGCGGAATCGCCAGCTTCATCACGATGCTGGTGGTCTTCATCTTCACGGGCGCGCCGCTCATTTCACTGATCTTTGGCATCTTCGGGGCTGCTCTGCCGTTGGTTCTGGTCAATTGGCGGGCACATCAGCGCACCAAGAGCCTGCGCGAAGTATGGCCGGACGTTGTGGATCATCTTCGTTCCGGCGTCCGAGCAGGAATGTCATTGCCAGAGGCGCTATCGCAGCTGAGCGAGCAAGGACCCGTGGCATTGCGGCCAGCCTTTGACGAGTTCGCGCGAGACTATCGCGTGAGCGGTCGCTTCGATACGTCGATCGAAAACCTGCGCATCCGTCTTGCTGATCCCGTCGCCGACAAGATCGTGAGCGCGTTGAAGCTGACACGTGAGGTTGGTGGGTCCGACTTGGGACACATGCTGACGACACTCGCACAGTTTCTCCGCGACAACGTTCGAACGCGTGGGGAGTTGGAGGCACGTCAGTCGTGGACCGTGAATGCCGCCAGACTTTCGGTGGCAGCGCCATGGATTGTTCTGTTGTTGATGTCCACTCAACGGCCAGTCGCTGAAGCTTACTCGAGTGGCTTCGGCGGGTTGGTGCTGATCAGCGGACTCATTGTCTCGGTGGTCTGCTATCAGCTCATGATCCGACTTGGCGAACTGCCTGACGAGGAAAGGATCCTCAAGTGA
- a CDS encoding TadE/TadG family type IV pilus assembly protein, with translation MKIQAPRSLFAKRADRHLAIRDEEGSSIPEFVMVSTLIIALFISILQLTLVLHVRNVMLDAAATGARYGTLADRNASDGSQRTRELLSTSLGSGFAANIGAQETSVGGQPGLQIHISAGFPLLGFFSVGGEISVVGEAVRYE, from the coding sequence ATGAAGATTCAGGCTCCTCGTTCTCTCTTTGCAAAGCGAGCAGACAGGCACCTCGCGATTCGAGATGAAGAGGGATCAAGCATCCCTGAGTTCGTCATGGTAAGCACGCTCATCATTGCCCTCTTCATCTCAATCCTTCAGCTAACGCTGGTTCTTCACGTCCGAAACGTCATGTTGGATGCCGCTGCAACCGGAGCGCGCTACGGAACTCTTGCAGACCGAAACGCCTCAGATGGCTCGCAGCGGACTCGCGAGCTTCTCAGCACGTCGCTCGGATCTGGATTCGCCGCGAACATCGGGGCCCAAGAAACCAGTGTCGGGGGACAGCCGGGCCTTCAGATTCACATTTCTGCGGGATTCCCTTTGTTGGGGTTTTTCTCCGTCGGCGGAGAGATCAGCGTGGTGGGAGAGGCTGTCAGGTACGAGTGA
- a CDS encoding type II secretion system F family protein yields the protein MSANEFAGLLCGLGLGSGLFLFLTRIPRFRRSTFADRIAPQLRAGRMHSALLSSRDVGGSFGPLGRILAPFVQDLIRRSSGISPMGEQLKRRIAKAGLELSVSEFRAQQLMWAGIGLGLAIFFTIVSVPNQNFNPMLSLVLVIGLPICGFLLRDWWLGETISRRAQKILGQFPNVAELMALSVAAGESTLGALERVRRSTDGELSEEFGRVLADVRSGRGLGEALRSMAKRVDQDIMTRFVDAMLVATDRGTPLAQVMRDQAQDVRDAAKRELMETAGKKELSMLFPVVFGILPLTVIFAVFPGITLFDFSF from the coding sequence GTGAGCGCAAACGAATTTGCCGGGCTGCTGTGCGGTCTTGGTCTTGGGTCTGGTCTGTTTCTGTTCCTGACACGGATTCCACGCTTCCGTCGGTCAACTTTTGCGGACAGAATCGCACCCCAACTTCGTGCCGGCAGAATGCACTCCGCGTTGCTCAGCAGTCGCGACGTGGGCGGATCATTCGGACCGCTAGGTCGAATTCTTGCCCCATTCGTTCAGGACCTGATTCGCCGGTCGTCGGGCATAAGTCCGATGGGCGAACAGCTCAAACGGCGGATCGCAAAGGCTGGACTAGAACTTTCAGTCTCCGAGTTCCGTGCCCAGCAGTTGATGTGGGCAGGCATCGGACTGGGGCTAGCGATCTTCTTCACGATCGTCTCGGTCCCCAATCAGAACTTCAACCCGATGCTCTCGCTCGTGCTCGTCATTGGTTTGCCCATCTGCGGCTTCTTGCTCAGGGACTGGTGGTTGGGGGAGACCATTTCTCGCCGCGCCCAGAAGATCCTGGGGCAGTTTCCCAACGTCGCCGAATTGATGGCGCTATCCGTTGCTGCGGGAGAGTCCACGCTTGGAGCACTCGAACGAGTCAGGCGAAGCACCGACGGCGAACTTTCTGAAGAGTTCGGAAGAGTGCTGGCAGACGTTCGGTCCGGACGAGGTTTAGGTGAAGCACTCAGATCAATGGCCAAGCGTGTGGATCAGGACATCATGACGCGTTTTGTCGATGCGATGCTGGTGGCCACTGATCGTGGAACACCTTTGGCTCAGGTCATGCGTGACCAAGCGCAAGATGTGCGAGATGCGGCCAAACGCGAACTCATGGAAACGGCCGGCAAGAAGGAGCTCAGCATGCTCTTTCCCGTGGTCTTCGGAATTCTTCCGCTGACGGTCATCTTCGCGGTCTTCCCTGGAATTACGTTGTTTGACTTCAGCTTCTAA
- the prfB gene encoding peptide chain release factor 2 — MASIDFPAEIAALRNTYASILAVSDIDKIKADIAELSAQAGVPNLWDDPASAQVVTSKLSHRQSELERLEKLEERIDDVELMVELSEEDDDDEALRDAEKELTSLQKALAELEVVTLLSGEYDEREAVVTIRSGAGGVDAADFAEMLLRMYTRWAEKHGFSVKIMDTSYAEEAGLKSATFEVNAPYAFGTLSVEAGTHRLVRISPFDNQGRRQTSFAAVEVVPLIESTDSIEIPENEIRVDVFRSSGPGGQSVNTTDSAVRLTHIPTGTVVSMQNEKSQLQNRAAAMRVLQSRLLLLKQEEENAEKKALAGDVKASWGDQMRSYVLNPYQMVKDLRTDHEVGNTSAVFDGEIDDFIDAGIRWRANQRNADAE, encoded by the coding sequence ATGGCTTCCATTGATTTTCCCGCGGAGATCGCGGCTCTTCGAAATACGTACGCATCGATTCTGGCAGTCTCAGACATAGACAAGATCAAAGCGGACATCGCTGAACTTTCCGCTCAGGCTGGCGTGCCAAACCTCTGGGATGATCCGGCCAGCGCTCAGGTGGTGACTTCAAAGCTCTCACACCGGCAGTCGGAGCTCGAACGCCTTGAGAAGCTCGAAGAGCGCATTGACGACGTCGAGCTGATGGTCGAGCTTTCCGAAGAGGATGACGACGACGAAGCCTTGCGTGATGCGGAAAAGGAACTGACAAGTCTCCAAAAGGCGCTTGCCGAATTGGAAGTTGTCACGTTGCTTTCCGGCGAATACGACGAGCGCGAAGCCGTGGTCACCATTCGTTCAGGCGCGGGCGGCGTCGATGCCGCTGACTTTGCAGAAATGCTCCTGCGCATGTACACGCGTTGGGCCGAAAAGCACGGCTTTAGCGTGAAAATCATGGATACGTCCTATGCCGAAGAAGCTGGCTTGAAGTCCGCCACCTTTGAAGTCAACGCGCCTTACGCTTTCGGCACATTGTCTGTCGAAGCCGGTACGCACCGTTTGGTTCGCATCAGCCCCTTTGACAATCAGGGACGTCGCCAGACCAGCTTCGCCGCTGTGGAAGTAGTTCCACTCATCGAATCAACGGACTCTATCGAGATTCCAGAAAACGAGATCCGCGTAGATGTCTTCCGTTCGTCGGGTCCTGGCGGTCAGTCCGTGAACACGACTGACTCGGCTGTTCGTTTGACCCACATCCCTACGGGCACCGTGGTGTCGATGCAGAACGAAAAGTCCCAGCTTCAAAATCGTGCTGCCGCCATGCGCGTGCTCCAGTCGCGTTTGCTCTTGCTGAAGCAAGAAGAAGAAAACGCGGAGAAGAAAGCCCTAGCCGGCGACGTGAAGGCAAGCTGGGGCGACCAGATGCGCTCCTACGTGCTGAACCCTTACCAAATGGTCAAGGACCTGCGTACGGATCATGAAGTTGGTAACACCTCGGCTGTCTTCGACGGCGAGATCGACGACTTCATCGACGCAGGCATCCGCTGGCGCGCCAACCAGCGCAACGCTGACGCTGAGTAG
- a CDS encoding ATPase, T2SS/T4P/T4SS family: protein MEAIEWLEEEVREILRRRGLDPFTQPDDVRSLILAAALDYEERTLRSNLPPIIDFDQTIQLIFDSVAGFGPLQPLLDDPEVEEIWINSPKEIFSARRGASELTSIRLEEENVRLLVERMLKSSGRRLDLSSPFVDAALPDGSRLHVAIPDVTRKDWAVNIRKFIARAASLKQLVKLGSMTPQAAAFLDAAVASGLNILVSGATQAGKTTMLNCLSASIGSRERVITVEEIFELQVPLRDVVGLQCRQPNLEGEGEISMRRLVKESLRMRPDRLIVGEVREAESLDMLIALNSGLPGMASVHANSAHDAVTKICTLPLLAGDNISPHFVTQTVASSIDLVIHCERSRTGQRRISEILALGKRVENGIIETSIIFGREDGELVLKDSADVPIEKFSHAGYDVNSILREAA from the coding sequence GTGGAAGCAATTGAATGGTTGGAAGAGGAAGTTCGCGAGATCCTGCGTCGGCGCGGACTGGATCCATTCACACAACCGGACGATGTACGATCCCTGATCTTGGCAGCTGCCCTGGACTACGAAGAGCGCACGCTCCGCAGCAATCTGCCGCCAATCATCGACTTTGATCAGACTATTCAGCTGATCTTTGATTCCGTCGCAGGTTTTGGGCCGCTCCAACCACTACTTGATGATCCGGAAGTTGAAGAAATCTGGATCAACTCACCGAAGGAGATCTTCTCCGCACGGCGCGGCGCCTCCGAGCTGACGTCGATCCGGCTCGAAGAAGAGAACGTACGTCTTCTTGTGGAGCGAATGCTCAAGAGTTCTGGACGACGGCTGGACCTGAGCTCGCCGTTCGTTGATGCGGCTCTTCCGGACGGTTCCCGACTGCACGTCGCCATCCCGGATGTCACGCGGAAGGACTGGGCAGTCAACATCCGAAAGTTCATTGCGCGAGCAGCTTCGCTCAAGCAGCTCGTGAAGCTGGGATCAATGACTCCACAAGCCGCGGCCTTCCTCGATGCTGCGGTAGCTTCCGGGCTCAATATCCTGGTGTCCGGTGCAACTCAGGCCGGCAAGACAACGATGCTGAACTGCCTATCAGCGTCGATCGGAAGTCGCGAACGAGTAATTACCGTGGAAGAGATCTTTGAGCTTCAAGTGCCCCTTCGAGATGTCGTGGGCCTCCAGTGCAGGCAGCCCAATCTTGAAGGCGAAGGCGAGATCTCCATGCGACGGCTCGTCAAAGAGTCCCTCCGCATGAGGCCGGACCGGCTCATCGTTGGCGAAGTCCGCGAAGCGGAGAGCTTGGACATGCTGATCGCACTGAATTCAGGATTACCTGGAATGGCAAGTGTGCACGCCAACAGTGCACACGACGCAGTAACCAAGATCTGCACTCTCCCGCTGCTCGCCGGCGACAACATCTCGCCTCACTTCGTTACGCAAACAGTCGCCTCCAGCATTGACCTAGTCATTCACTGTGAGCGCTCGCGGACGGGACAACGTCGAATCTCTGAGATCTTGGCCTTGGGCAAACGAGTCGAAAACGGCATTATCGAAACCTCCATCATTTTTGGGCGAGAAGATGGTGAGTTGGTCCTCAAGGACTCTGCGGACGTGCCCATCGAGAAGTTCTCTCATGCTGGATATGACGTCAACTCCATCCTGCGGGAGGCTGCATGA